From Afipia carboxidovorans OM5, one genomic window encodes:
- a CDS encoding LysR family transcriptional regulator yields the protein MESPDRQLRYFVRIAETRSLSRAADGLDLTQSAISRQLASLEAYVGNALFVRTGRGVELTDCGRRLLAAAKPAYAAIDEALDDIRDKEGLSRGTIRVATVHTLSYYFTADVLAQFVGRHEQVNLSLMGRSSPDVVALVESGRADLGFVYDVAVNSADLAATPLFDDEMCLIAPMAHGLPTPVDLNKADLKLVAFPPHYALHKMLRSAVRKLQIVAEAETVDAMLQLVASGVGACVLPSRIPDRVIAEHDLTKISIASPVLMRRIVAVTRKDRPPSPLVQELLQLAMEAAH from the coding sequence GTGGAAAGCCCGGACCGCCAGCTCCGTTATTTTGTCAGGATCGCGGAGACAAGATCACTCTCCCGCGCAGCGGATGGCCTTGACCTGACCCAATCGGCGATCAGCCGGCAGCTCGCCTCGCTGGAAGCCTATGTCGGCAACGCCCTGTTCGTCCGCACCGGCCGTGGCGTCGAACTCACCGATTGCGGCCGCAGGCTGCTCGCGGCGGCAAAGCCTGCTTATGCCGCGATCGACGAGGCGCTGGATGACATCCGCGACAAGGAGGGCCTGTCACGCGGCACCATCCGGGTCGCGACGGTCCATACGCTTAGCTACTATTTCACCGCCGACGTGCTGGCGCAGTTCGTCGGCCGGCACGAGCAGGTCAACCTTTCTCTAATGGGCCGCAGCTCGCCGGATGTGGTCGCGCTGGTGGAAAGCGGGCGCGCCGATCTCGGCTTTGTCTACGATGTTGCGGTGAACTCTGCCGATCTCGCGGCGACGCCGCTGTTCGACGACGAGATGTGCCTCATCGCGCCGATGGCGCACGGATTGCCGACGCCGGTCGATCTGAACAAGGCCGACCTCAAGCTCGTGGCCTTTCCGCCGCACTATGCGCTGCACAAGATGCTGCGCTCCGCCGTGCGGAAGCTCCAGATCGTGGCCGAGGCGGAAACCGTCGATGCGATGCTGCAGCTTGTCGCCTCGGGCGTCGGTGCCTGCGTATTGCCGTCGCGAATTCCGGATCGGGTGATCGCGGAACACGATTTGACCAAAATTTCGATCGCGTCTCCCGTTCTGATGCGCCGCATCGTCGCCGTCACGCGCAAGGACCGTCCGCCGTCGCCGCTGGTGCAGGAACTGCTGCAATTGGCGATGGAAGCCGCCCACTAA
- a CDS encoding flavin reductase family protein: MHRQYRIARKVNETPNTVSVFLTSTEALEHFQAGQHLTFDIPGVGERPYVLSAFSPDPKIYRITVIHTDANGTPTAAAYWADQAEKGGMIQATGPQGSFHLTPELDRPIVILSKDIGEAAVTAMAEELAVRASRHQVTFLHATFNSSTFALKDKLGSLKSDLPSSVWKVWFSNPRQVDRPGKEYDFSGNMDLDQCAEFFPSNEFDAYICGPIEFVAATETALRASGARCRAIYTQEMGATLAPPAEIADEKELPPLYPQSVTFTTSGIEATWTPESGTLLEFAESLGIDAPFNCRTGMCGRCQRKVISGEVMKIRDTSAKTREQHQLMCSTIPMSKVEIEL; encoded by the coding sequence ATGCACCGTCAGTACAGGATCGCTCGCAAAGTCAACGAAACGCCGAATACGGTTTCTGTCTTCCTGACCTCGACCGAGGCGCTGGAGCATTTTCAGGCCGGGCAACACCTCACATTCGACATTCCGGGTGTAGGCGAACGACCATACGTACTTTCCGCATTTTCTCCCGATCCGAAAATCTATCGTATCACTGTTATCCACACCGATGCGAACGGCACGCCGACCGCCGCCGCCTATTGGGCCGATCAGGCGGAAAAAGGCGGGATGATCCAGGCCACCGGGCCGCAGGGATCATTCCATCTCACGCCTGAGCTCGACCGGCCGATCGTCATCCTCAGCAAGGACATCGGCGAGGCCGCCGTCACCGCGATGGCGGAAGAACTCGCTGTCAGAGCCTCGCGGCATCAGGTCACGTTCCTGCACGCCACCTTCAACAGCTCGACCTTCGCTCTCAAAGACAAGCTGGGCTCGCTGAAATCCGATCTGCCGAGCAGCGTCTGGAAGGTCTGGTTCAGCAATCCGCGTCAGGTCGACCGACCGGGCAAGGAATACGATTTCAGCGGCAACATGGATCTCGACCAGTGCGCTGAGTTTTTCCCCTCGAACGAATTCGATGCCTACATCTGCGGCCCGATCGAGTTTGTCGCAGCGACCGAGACTGCATTGCGCGCAAGTGGAGCCCGTTGCCGCGCCATCTACACGCAGGAAATGGGAGCGACGCTCGCGCCGCCTGCGGAGATTGCCGACGAGAAAGAGCTGCCACCGCTCTATCCGCAGTCGGTGACGTTCACGACCTCCGGCATCGAGGCGACATGGACTCCCGAAAGCGGCACGCTTCTGGAATTCGCCGAGAGCCTCGGGATCGACGCGCCCTTCAACTGCCGCACCGGCATGTGCGGCCGTTGTCAGCGCAAGGTCATCTCGGGGGAGGTGATGAAGATTCGCGACACGTCGGCGAAGACGCGCGAGCAGCACCAGTTGATGTGTTCGACCATTCCGATGAGCAAGGTCGAGATCGAACTGTAA
- a CDS encoding DMT family transporter, producing the protein MTGDTPPVRGGAISRQTLGMLLGFVGVTIFGGTLPATRIAVAGLDPFFITVARAAASGLLSAALLLILRRRMPNRRQLHTMLACIVTIVFGFPGLMALAMQTVPAAHGGVVLGILPLTMTAAASLILGERPSLHFWLLAALGTIVVVLFALRDSGGELAIGDVYLFLAAISTSIGYVFSADLSRQMPGWEVISWVLALALPLTLPLTVWLWPQDPTAVPMSAWLGLGYVAVFSMFIGFFAWNAGLAMGDVSRVSQVLLLQTFVTLGIAAWINGEHVPLSTVLVAGLVVAIVAAGRNARIGVKPRKADRAPL; encoded by the coding sequence ATGACTGGTGACACGCCGCCCGTAAGGGGTGGCGCGATCTCACGACAGACGCTTGGAATGCTGCTGGGCTTCGTCGGCGTCACGATTTTCGGCGGCACATTGCCGGCGACCCGCATAGCCGTCGCAGGGCTCGACCCATTCTTTATTACCGTCGCGCGTGCAGCCGCATCGGGTCTGCTCTCGGCGGCGCTGCTGCTGATCCTGCGCCGCCGGATGCCGAACAGGCGGCAGTTGCACACAATGCTTGCCTGCATCGTGACGATTGTCTTCGGTTTTCCCGGATTGATGGCGCTGGCGATGCAGACGGTGCCCGCCGCGCATGGCGGCGTGGTGCTCGGCATCCTGCCACTCACCATGACCGCGGCGGCGAGCCTAATTCTCGGCGAGCGTCCCTCGTTGCACTTCTGGTTGCTGGCCGCACTCGGCACGATCGTCGTGGTGTTGTTCGCGCTGCGCGACAGTGGCGGCGAACTCGCAATCGGCGATGTCTATCTGTTTCTGGCGGCGATCTCGACGTCGATCGGCTATGTGTTCTCGGCCGATCTCAGCCGGCAAATGCCGGGCTGGGAGGTGATCTCATGGGTGCTCGCTCTCGCGCTGCCACTCACCTTGCCGCTAACAGTCTGGCTCTGGCCGCAAGATCCAACCGCGGTGCCGATGAGTGCCTGGCTCGGCCTCGGCTATGTGGCGGTCTTCAGCATGTTCATCGGCTTTTTCGCCTGGAACGCGGGACTTGCGATGGGCGACGTTTCCCGCGTCAGCCAGGTGCTGTTGCTGCAGACGTTCGTGACGCTCGGCATCGCCGCCTGGATCAACGGCGAACACGTGCCGCTCTCGACCGTGCTCGTCGCTGGGCTGGTGGTCGCCATCGTCGCTGCCGGGCGTAACGCGCGGATCGGCGTCAAGCCCCGGAAAGCAGATCGCGCGCCGTTATGA
- a CDS encoding OsmC family protein — translation MRVKTSGSAAWSGGIKDGQGTISTKSGALTNYPYGLSSRYEGKPGSNPEELLGAAHAACFTMNLSRLLTEAGFKAERMDTSADVTLEIAGDSFTITSVHLTFKGAIPGIDQATFDGLIARAKSGCPVSKLFNCTITLDASLVS, via the coding sequence ATGAGAGTGAAGACATCTGGCTCCGCCGCATGGAGCGGCGGCATCAAGGATGGTCAGGGCACGATCTCGACCAAGAGCGGAGCGCTGACCAATTATCCTTACGGCCTCTCTAGCCGCTATGAAGGCAAGCCCGGCAGCAACCCCGAGGAGCTGCTGGGCGCGGCGCATGCGGCCTGCTTTACGATGAACCTGTCGCGTCTTCTGACCGAGGCAGGGTTCAAGGCCGAGCGGATGGACACCAGCGCGGACGTGACGCTGGAGATTGCAGGCGACAGTTTCACCATCACTTCGGTGCATCTCACCTTCAAAGGCGCCATTCCCGGCATCGATCAGGCGACGTTCGATGGTCTGATCGCCAGAGCGAAGTCGGGCTGCCCAGTGTCCAAGCTGTTCAATTGCACGATCACGCTGGATGCGAGTCTCGTATCATAA
- a CDS encoding TetR/AcrR family transcriptional regulator, with amino-acid sequence MARTVFEKSDAITLVAEVFRELGFEGASLYEITERTGLSKGSLYHFFPGGKEGMAVEILSHIEQWFVTEVFEPLEHDEPQAAIARMWEAVDAYFRSGRRVCLLGAFALDETRDRFRKPIELYFKRWIEALAGALVRGGVEKEAARELAEEIVGAIQGALTLSRALKDETVFGRTLTRLRARTDTALPRRRH; translated from the coding sequence ATGGCCCGCACGGTATTTGAAAAGAGCGACGCAATTACTCTCGTTGCCGAGGTTTTCCGCGAACTCGGCTTCGAGGGGGCCTCGCTCTACGAAATTACCGAGCGCACCGGGCTCTCGAAGGGCAGCCTCTATCACTTCTTTCCCGGCGGGAAGGAAGGAATGGCGGTGGAGATTCTCTCTCACATCGAACAATGGTTCGTGACGGAAGTGTTCGAGCCGCTCGAGCACGATGAGCCGCAGGCGGCGATTGCGCGGATGTGGGAGGCGGTCGATGCCTATTTCCGTTCCGGCCGGCGTGTCTGCCTGCTCGGCGCGTTCGCGCTCGACGAGACGCGCGATCGTTTCCGCAAGCCGATCGAACTTTATTTCAAACGGTGGATCGAGGCACTTGCTGGCGCACTGGTGCGCGGCGGGGTTGAGAAAGAGGCGGCGCGCGAACTCGCCGAGGAGATCGTAGGCGCGATCCAGGGCGCGCTGACGCTGTCGCGCGCGTTGAAGGATGAAACCGTGTTCGGCCGCACGCTGACGCGCCTGCGTGCGCGAACCGACACGGCGCTGCCGCGGAGGCGGCACTGA
- a CDS encoding cupin domain-containing protein has translation MDPRFVTKEPTPGGSVYVKVTDMDWKPSQFEGVQIKVLYENPESGELTCLLKWEPGTTLPFHQHPELEQSYVLEGSFYDHDGICRAGNFVWRHPGSYHETKSDEGCILLAVYRKPNKFGDTAGFGVEVEGESHAN, from the coding sequence ATGGACCCGCGTTTCGTCACCAAAGAACCTACCCCTGGTGGCTCGGTTTACGTGAAGGTCACCGACATGGACTGGAAGCCCTCCCAGTTCGAAGGCGTCCAGATCAAGGTGCTGTATGAAAACCCGGAATCAGGCGAGCTGACCTGCCTTCTGAAGTGGGAGCCGGGCACCACGCTGCCGTTCCACCAGCATCCGGAGCTCGAGCAGAGCTACGTGCTCGAAGGATCGTTCTACGATCATGATGGCATTTGCCGCGCCGGCAACTTCGTCTGGCGCCACCCCGGCTCCTATCACGAGACCAAGAGCGACGAAGGCTGCATCCTTCTCGCGGTCTATCGCAAGCCCAACAAGTTCGGCGACACCGCAGGGTTCGGCGTCGAAGTGGAAGGGGAGTCTCACGCCAACTAA
- a CDS encoding DJ-1/PfpI family protein, with protein sequence MTSAVDICFSLVDLCGLCFPVENRQHRCRFDYCQLSFHLRYLSKQSFFREEKSGMPNTKFIIHAYDDVEPIDVGATFGVLSMAKRVDPGIEMALVANKAGPVRLSNGLEIIAPYSVTNCPAGDVLMILGGAAWPQVSKDEETLEFIRSFARNGIVASVCTGALILAGAGLLEGKSATTRRFAPAGIETPLAQMQKLYPGVKGTEARFVDSGTVVTGGGVTLAVDTTLHLIGRLRGADVAKETARIIEYRWSGNDGAFSDAANTPKTAAA encoded by the coding sequence GTGACCTCTGCCGTCGACATTTGTTTCTCCCTAGTTGACCTTTGCGGATTATGTTTCCCGGTTGAGAACCGTCAGCATCGTTGTCGATTTGATTATTGTCAACTAAGTTTCCATTTGCGATACTTATCTAAACAAAGTTTCTTTCGGGAGGAGAAGTCTGGCATGCCAAACACCAAGTTCATCATCCACGCTTACGACGATGTCGAACCGATTGATGTCGGTGCAACTTTCGGCGTTTTGTCGATGGCCAAACGTGTCGATCCGGGTATCGAGATGGCCCTCGTCGCCAACAAGGCGGGCCCTGTGCGGCTCTCGAATGGACTCGAAATCATCGCGCCCTACAGTGTGACGAATTGCCCTGCAGGCGATGTATTGATGATCCTGGGGGGCGCCGCCTGGCCCCAGGTCAGCAAGGATGAAGAGACGCTCGAGTTCATCCGCTCGTTCGCCCGCAACGGCATTGTAGCGTCAGTTTGCACTGGGGCGCTTATACTTGCGGGCGCCGGCCTGCTCGAAGGCAAGAGTGCGACGACGCGTCGCTTCGCGCCCGCCGGTATCGAGACGCCACTCGCGCAGATGCAAAAACTTTATCCCGGCGTGAAAGGAACCGAAGCACGGTTCGTGGATTCCGGGACTGTCGTCACCGGCGGCGGCGTCACGCTCGCGGTCGATACGACACTTCATCTGATCGGACGGCTTCGCGGCGCAGACGTCGCGAAGGAGACGGCACGCATCATCGAATACCGCTGGAGCGGCAATGACGGGGCGTTCTCAGACGCCGCCAATACGCCAAAAACAGCGGCCGCATAA
- the bioB gene encoding biotin synthase BioB, whose protein sequence is MNISMGISSLSVINGSALPRHNWAREEAQALYDLPFPDLVFQAQSIHRTSFDPNHVETASLLSIKTGGCAEDCGYCSQSAHYKTDVKATKLMAHDDVVATARRAKESGAGRFCMAAAWRNPKEKDLERICHMVSAVKELGMETCATLGMLTREQADKLRAAGLDFYNHNVDTSPEFYGKIITTRTLQDRIETLAHARESGLKVCCGGIVGLGEQVEDRLGMLVLLANLAEHPESVPINQWNEVKGVPVNATAEAPDPIAFVRMIAVARIMMPKSVVRLSAGRQYMSDEMQALCMLAGANSIFIGDVLLTTKNPQTTKDAALLERLGMTSRFDEVATDKANPVSSRAI, encoded by the coding sequence ATGAACATCTCGATGGGCATCTCGTCTCTTTCGGTAATCAACGGGTCGGCGCTGCCGCGCCACAACTGGGCGCGTGAGGAAGCGCAGGCGCTCTACGACCTGCCGTTCCCGGACCTCGTGTTTCAGGCCCAGAGCATCCACCGCACCAGTTTCGATCCCAACCATGTCGAGACCGCGAGCCTTCTCAGCATCAAGACCGGCGGCTGCGCCGAAGATTGCGGCTATTGCTCGCAGAGCGCGCACTACAAAACCGACGTCAAGGCGACCAAGCTGATGGCGCATGACGACGTCGTTGCAACCGCGCGCCGCGCCAAGGAATCTGGCGCCGGCCGTTTCTGCATGGCGGCTGCCTGGCGCAATCCCAAGGAAAAGGATCTCGAGCGGATCTGCCACATGGTCAGCGCCGTGAAAGAACTCGGCATGGAAACCTGCGCCACGCTCGGCATGCTGACCCGCGAGCAGGCCGATAAGCTGCGCGCGGCCGGCCTCGATTTCTACAACCACAATGTCGATACCTCGCCGGAGTTCTACGGCAAGATCATCACCACCCGCACGCTGCAGGATCGCATCGAGACGCTGGCGCATGCGCGCGAATCCGGTCTCAAGGTCTGCTGCGGCGGCATCGTCGGCCTGGGCGAACAGGTCGAGGACCGGCTCGGCATGCTGGTGCTGCTCGCAAACCTCGCCGAGCATCCCGAGAGCGTGCCGATCAACCAGTGGAACGAAGTGAAGGGCGTGCCGGTCAACGCCACCGCCGAGGCGCCCGATCCGATCGCTTTCGTGCGGATGATCGCGGTCGCACGCATCATGATGCCGAAAAGCGTGGTGCGGCTTTCCGCCGGGCGGCAGTATATGAGCGACGAGATGCAGGCGCTGTGCATGCTCGCCGGCGCCAATTCCATCTTCATCGGGGATGTGCTGCTCACCACCAAGAACCCGCAGACCACGAAGGACGCTGCCCTTCTGGAGCGCCTTGGGATGACCTCCCGGTTCGACGAGGTGGCGACCGATAAGGCTAACCCGGTTTCCAGCCGGGCAATTTGA
- a CDS encoding helix-turn-helix domain-containing protein, with the protein MTNIEGLETEFKPGQEIDSLGRRIRQLRKMQERTLDSLATEIGLTKGYLSKVETGRQTPPLGTLSKLAKALGTDLAGLVEHGPVEPAEQDFEGVSVVRADERRNVVRGATSFGYDYQSLVQNATGKHMTPFLFTFPSQILKEVFFEHGGEEMIFVLSGVVEFEVGNETYELMPGDCIYFDPRQRHRGRGKYGEAKALVVLYEPKNHRS; encoded by the coding sequence ATGACTAACATCGAAGGCTTGGAAACCGAGTTCAAACCCGGGCAGGAGATCGACTCCCTCGGGCGCCGGATCAGGCAACTCCGCAAGATGCAGGAGCGGACTCTGGATTCGTTGGCCACCGAGATCGGCCTGACGAAGGGTTATCTCTCCAAAGTCGAAACCGGGCGCCAGACGCCGCCGCTCGGGACCTTGTCGAAACTCGCCAAGGCGCTCGGCACCGACCTTGCCGGTCTTGTCGAGCACGGGCCTGTCGAGCCAGCCGAGCAGGACTTCGAAGGCGTCTCGGTGGTCCGCGCGGACGAGCGGCGCAACGTTGTGCGCGGTGCAACATCGTTCGGTTACGATTACCAGTCACTGGTGCAGAACGCGACCGGCAAGCACATGACGCCGTTCCTGTTCACCTTCCCCTCGCAGATCCTCAAGGAAGTTTTCTTCGAGCACGGCGGCGAGGAAATGATTTTCGTTCTGAGCGGCGTTGTGGAGTTCGAGGTCGGCAACGAGACCTACGAGCTGATGCCCGGCGACTGCATCTATTTCGACCCTCGCCAGCGGCACCGCGGGCGCGGCAAGTACGGCGAGGCCAAAGCCCTGGTCGTGCTCTACGAGCCGAAAAACCACCGTAGCTAA
- a CDS encoding acetyl-CoA carboxylase: MSHYKILILGASYGSLLASKLLFGGHSVTLVCLPAEADLINSEGFRVRMPIRGRAQPVLIDSRDLPGKVSAMGAADVNPADYDLIGLAMQEPQYGSPGVRELLERIATSRVPCMSIMNMPPLPYIARLPGIDANAVKAAYTDPSVWSAFDSGTLTLCSPDPQAIRPPEEKVNFLHVTLPTNFKVARFDNEKSNAILRDLEQGIDAIRMDTPEGKTEVPVKLRFHESLFVPLAKWPMLLAGNYRCVTADGMRTAQEAVHSDLGQSRAVYDFVVDVCIALGAKREDLVPFDKYADAAKSLARPASVARALTNGAPNVERADKLVQLLAKQKGMSHPVVDEIVALVDRRLEANRQKIKSAAA; this comes from the coding sequence ATGTCACATTACAAGATTCTGATTCTCGGCGCGTCCTATGGGTCGCTCCTTGCCTCCAAGCTTCTGTTCGGCGGTCACTCCGTCACGCTGGTCTGCCTTCCGGCGGAGGCTGATCTCATCAACAGCGAAGGATTTCGGGTACGGATGCCGATCCGCGGCCGCGCGCAGCCGGTGTTGATCGATTCACGCGACTTGCCGGGCAAGGTGTCCGCGATGGGTGCGGCGGACGTGAACCCGGCGGATTATGATCTGATCGGCCTTGCGATGCAGGAGCCGCAATATGGCTCGCCCGGCGTCCGCGAACTGCTGGAACGCATTGCGACGTCGCGCGTGCCCTGCATGTCGATCATGAATATGCCGCCGCTTCCCTACATTGCGCGCCTGCCGGGCATTGATGCGAACGCGGTGAAGGCCGCCTACACCGATCCGTCGGTCTGGAGTGCGTTCGATTCCGGTACGTTGACGCTGTGCAGCCCCGACCCGCAGGCGATCCGTCCGCCGGAGGAGAAGGTCAATTTCCTGCACGTCACGCTGCCGACCAACTTCAAGGTCGCGCGCTTCGACAACGAAAAGAGCAATGCCATCCTGCGCGACCTCGAGCAGGGCATCGATGCGATTCGTATGGATACGCCTGAAGGCAAGACCGAAGTGCCGGTGAAGCTGCGCTTCCACGAGTCTCTGTTCGTGCCGCTCGCGAAATGGCCGATGCTGCTCGCCGGCAATTACCGCTGCGTCACGGCGGACGGCATGCGCACCGCGCAGGAGGCGGTCCACTCCGATCTCGGTCAGTCGCGTGCGGTATACGATTTCGTGGTCGATGTCTGCATCGCGCTCGGTGCGAAGCGTGAGGATCTCGTGCCGTTCGACAAATACGCCGATGCGGCGAAGAGCCTCGCCCGGCCGGCATCGGTCGCGCGCGCGCTCACCAACGGTGCCCCGAATGTCGAGCGTGCCGACAAGCTCGTGCAGTTGCTCGCGAAGCAGAAGGGCATGAGCCATCCGGTGGTGGATGAGATCGTCGCGCTGGTGGATCGTCGGTTGGAAGCCAATCGCCAGAAAATAAAGTCAGCGGCCGCCTGA
- a CDS encoding DUF1348 family protein: MGAPLVPPFTFDTATAKVRMAEDGWNSRDPHKVALVYTEDSQWRNRAEFPVGREQIIAFLTRKWAKELDYRLIKEMWAFSDDRIAVRFAYEYHDDSGHWFRAYGNENWEFNAAGLMQRRFASINDLPIKESDRKFHWPLGPRPQNHPGLSDLGL, translated from the coding sequence ATGGGCGCGCCACTCGTTCCGCCTTTCACATTCGACACCGCCACCGCCAAGGTACGCATGGCGGAAGACGGCTGGAATAGCCGCGATCCGCATAAGGTTGCCCTCGTTTACACGGAAGACAGCCAGTGGCGAAATCGTGCCGAATTCCCGGTCGGTCGTGAGCAGATCATCGCCTTCCTCACGCGCAAATGGGCGAAGGAGCTCGACTATCGCCTCATCAAGGAAATGTGGGCGTTTTCCGATGACCGCATCGCCGTGCGCTTCGCTTATGAGTATCATGACGACAGCGGCCACTGGTTTCGCGCTTACGGCAACGAGAACTGGGAGTTCAATGCGGCAGGTCTGATGCAGCGCCGCTTTGCATCGATCAACGATCTGCCGATCAAGGAATCGGATCGTAAATTCCACTGGCCGCTCGGCCCGCGCCCGCAGAATCATCCGGGCCTGTCCGATCTCGGCCTGTAA
- a CDS encoding aldolase codes for MDVKTDDKLNLRAKEYFDERATKEMAEHLKGAQRSPKEKLAYACRILAMTEQEAGLAGQISLRSERPNAYWTLRFGLGFDEATPDDFIEVDRDLNTLTGTGMPNPATRFHLWVYEARPDVQSMIHTHSPWASALAAARQPLVISQMDMTPLHDDCAFLGDWPGVPIADQEGVLISAALGSKRAIILAHHGYLTAGCSIEEATYLSVYLERAARMQIRARVFGPLTPVDPELAKEAHDYLLKPSIVNATFDYWCRQTHQANLAPTPR; via the coding sequence ATGGACGTGAAGACAGACGACAAGCTCAACCTGCGCGCCAAGGAATATTTCGACGAGCGCGCCACCAAGGAAATGGCGGAGCATCTGAAAGGCGCCCAGCGCAGCCCGAAGGAAAAGCTCGCCTATGCCTGCCGCATCCTGGCGATGACTGAACAGGAAGCGGGCCTCGCCGGCCAGATCAGCCTGCGCTCCGAGCGGCCGAATGCCTACTGGACGCTACGCTTTGGCCTTGGCTTCGACGAAGCGACGCCGGACGATTTCATCGAGGTCGACCGCGACCTGAACACGCTGACCGGCACTGGCATGCCGAACCCTGCGACCCGTTTTCACCTCTGGGTATATGAAGCGCGCCCGGATGTGCAGTCGATGATCCACACTCACTCGCCGTGGGCCTCGGCGCTCGCCGCCGCGCGCCAGCCGCTGGTGATCTCGCAGATGGACATGACGCCGCTGCATGACGACTGCGCGTTCCTCGGCGACTGGCCGGGCGTGCCGATCGCCGATCAGGAGGGTGTGCTGATTTCCGCGGCGCTCGGCTCCAAGCGCGCGATCATCCTTGCTCACCATGGCTATCTGACTGCGGGCTGCTCGATCGAGGAAGCGACCTATCTGTCGGTCTATCTCGAACGTGCCGCGCGCATGCAGATTCGCGCCCGCGTGTTCGGCCCGCTGACGCCGGTCGATCCCGAGCTCGCCAAGGAAGCGCACGACTATCTGCTCAAGCCCTCGATCGTGAACGCCACGTTCGATTACTGGTGCCGGCAGACGCATCAGGCAAATCTGGCGCCGACCCCGCGCTAA
- a CDS encoding MFS transporter, which produces MSTAEVTNPAVPKEGSSIKHIVAASVLGTTVEWYDFLIYGTAAALVFNKLFFPQFDPLVGTLAAFGSYAVGFVARPLGGAIFGHFGDKLGRKAMLTLTMIIMGAGTFLIGCLPTYDQVGILAPILLLILRMAQGIGIGGEWGGATLMVIESGDRNRRGFLGSLVQVGFPLGMVCATLIFLLVSKLPDDQFMSWGWRLPFWLSAILVAVGLFVRMRLVETPKFAKVQEQGEVAKAPLLDVLTKDFKNFIVAVGLKLSEVAWVYVLIGFLVYYATSQLHLPKAVILDAVLYAAILELVTLPLFGLLSDYVGRKPLYIAGTVLSMFAAFPLFTLVETKDPTTIAISIAIIMSITHGLMFSPQAAFIPELFGTKVRYSGASLGVQVSAAISGGFAPMIATGLLAYYGTTTPISWYLIGLGAITLVATLVSRETAFKDL; this is translated from the coding sequence ATGTCGACGGCAGAGGTCACCAACCCCGCTGTCCCCAAGGAGGGGTCCAGCATCAAGCATATCGTTGCGGCGAGCGTGCTCGGCACGACGGTCGAATGGTATGACTTCCTTATTTACGGCACCGCGGCTGCGCTGGTGTTCAACAAGCTGTTCTTTCCGCAGTTCGATCCATTGGTCGGCACGCTTGCGGCATTCGGCTCCTACGCGGTCGGCTTCGTGGCGCGTCCGCTCGGCGGCGCGATCTTCGGTCACTTTGGCGACAAGCTCGGTCGTAAGGCGATGCTGACGCTCACCATGATCATCATGGGTGCGGGCACGTTCCTGATCGGCTGTCTGCCGACCTACGATCAGGTCGGTATTCTTGCTCCGATCCTGCTCCTGATCCTGCGTATGGCTCAGGGCATCGGCATCGGCGGCGAGTGGGGCGGCGCAACGCTGATGGTGATCGAAAGCGGTGATCGTAACCGGCGCGGCTTCCTCGGCAGTCTCGTGCAGGTCGGCTTCCCGCTCGGCATGGTTTGCGCGACGTTGATCTTCCTTCTCGTCTCCAAGCTCCCCGATGATCAGTTCATGAGCTGGGGCTGGCGTCTTCCGTTCTGGCTGAGCGCGATTCTCGTCGCCGTCGGTCTGTTCGTGCGCATGCGGCTCGTCGAGACGCCGAAGTTCGCGAAGGTTCAGGAGCAGGGCGAGGTGGCCAAGGCGCCGCTTCTCGACGTCCTCACCAAGGACTTCAAGAACTTCATCGTGGCCGTCGGCCTGAAGCTCTCGGAAGTCGCGTGGGTGTACGTGCTGATCGGCTTCCTGGTCTATTACGCGACATCCCAGCTCCACCTGCCGAAAGCGGTCATCCTCGACGCCGTGCTTTACGCGGCGATCCTGGAGCTCGTGACGCTGCCGCTGTTCGGCCTGCTGTCGGACTATGTGGGCCGCAAGCCACTCTACATCGCAGGCACGGTCCTTTCGATGTTCGCGGCCTTCCCGCTGTTCACGCTGGTTGAGACCAAGGACCCGACGACGATTGCGATCTCGATCGCCATCATTATGAGCATCACCCACGGTCTGATGTTCAGCCCGCAGGCGGCGTTCATTCCCGAACTGTTCGGCACCAAGGTGCGCTACAGCGGTGCTTCGCTCGGCGTGCAGGTGTCGGCGGCCATCAGCGGCGGCTTTGCTCCGATGATCGCCACGGGTCTGCTCGCTTACTACGGCACCACGACGCCGATCTCCTGGTACCTCATCGGACTCGGCGCCATCACGCTGGTTGCGACGCTGGTCTCGCGAGAAACGGCCTTCAAGGACTTGTAA